A region of Toxotes jaculatrix isolate fToxJac2 chromosome 23, fToxJac2.pri, whole genome shotgun sequence DNA encodes the following proteins:
- the pcolceb gene encoding procollagen C-endopeptidase enhancer b, producing MEHRVWTLCLLVILTPGWTEAQNQTNFTRPTFHCGGHLVTDSGIVASEGFPSHYKPNSKCTWYITVPEGHVVMLSFRLFDMEADPTCRYDYLDVYNGHSRLVQKLGRFCGTFRPGALISTSNTMMLEMVSDEATGGRGFLASFNAGKPHMEENQFCGGRLTKSQGSVKTPNWPNADYPAGISCSWHISVEPSNVIEVKFEKLDLEPDTYCRYDYVALFNGGERDNSRRIGKFCGDKPPETIVTNGNELLVQFVSDLSVTSDGFMAHYSSVPRGSRTPTIGGDFIYRPQTTSTPQKTAVPPRRPTKPTPKPKPAPQPKPSKKPLVKKPPLRKPTAKPAVKPTAKPKPSKPTPKAPVKKPTPKPGVKPTPKPKLIKPTLKPNVKTKPTRKPTPKPKPTLKPAVKPIKPTLKSGVKPTIKPKATPKPGPSKTVTKKPAVSKKPLPLNPLCTQACKRTGTLQSSFCPHDFVITGKVTSLTAGPGGSATVEVSLIKAYKTGRLNITKSGPILSVNLTSTCKRCPGITRGLNYVLMGKVDGQGNGHLSPSSFTLLYKPIHAKALANLSRKSC from the exons ATGGAGCACAGGGTGTGGACTTTGTGCCTTCTTGTCATTTTGACTCCAGGATGGACGGAGGCTCAGAATCAGACCAACTTCACCAG gcctACGTTCCACTGTGGAGGCCACCTGGTCACAGACTCGGGCATCGTGGCCAGCGAAGGCTTCCCCAGTCACTACAAGCCCAACAGTAAATGCACCTGGTACATCACt GTCCCGGAGGGTCATGTGGTCATGCTGTCTTTCCGCCTCTTCGACATGGAGGCTGACCCCACCTGTCGGTACGACTACCTGGACGTCTACAACGGTCACTCCCGCTTAGTGCAGAAGCTGGGTCGTTTCTGCGGGACGTTCAGACCCGGTGCGCTCATCTCCACCTCCAACACCATGATGTTAGAGATGGTGTCGGATGAGGCCACCGGAGGACGAGGCTTTCTGGCCTCTTTCAACGCAGGAAAGCCACACATGGAAG AGAATCAGTTCTGTGGAGGACGGCTGACCAAATCACAGGGCTCTGTCAAGACACCCAACTGGCCCAACGCTGATTACCCAGCAGGCATCAGCTGCTCCTGGCACATCTCGGTAGAGCCGAGCAAT GTGATCGAGGTGAAGTTTGAGAAGTTGGACCTGGAGCCTGACACATACTGTCGCTACGACTATGTGGCGCTGTTtaatggaggagagagggacaaCTCAAGAAGAATCGGGAAATTCTGTGGAGACAAGCCACCAGA AACCATAGTGACCAATGGGAACGAGCTCCTCGTCCAGTTCGTCTCCGACCTGAGCGTCACCTCAGATGGCTTCATGGCCCACTACTCCAGTGTGCCCCGTGGGTCCCGAACACCCACCATCGGGGGAGACTTCATCTACAGACCTCAGACGACGTCCACGCCACAGAAAACAGCCGTGCCGCCAAGAAGACCCACCAAACCAACCCCCAAACCTAAACCTGCTCCCCAGCCGAAGCCCAGCAAAAAACCACTGGTGAAGAAACCTCCACTACGCAAACCTACCGCCAAGCCTGCAGTCAAGCCCACGGCTAAACCCAAACCAAGTAAACCCACACCTAAGGCACCTGTGAAAAAGCCCACACCTAAACCTGGAGTTAAACCTACACCCAAACCTAAGTTAATCAAGCCAACGCTCAAACCAAACGTTAAGACTAAACCCACACGTAAGCCTACGCCGAAGCCCAAGCCCACCTTAAAACCTGCCGTCAAACCAATAAAGCCAACTCTCAAGAGTGGAGTTAAACCAACAATCAAACCTAAAGCGACACCTAAACCAGGACCGAGCAAGACTGTGACGAAGAAGCCTGCTGTGAGCAAGAAAC CTTTACCGCTGAACCCGCTGTGTACACAAGCCTGTAAGAGGACAGGAACTCTCCAGTCCAGCTTCTGCCCTCATGACTTTG TGATCACGGGTAAGGTTACATCTTTGACCGCTGGTCCGGGGGGTTCTGCAACAGTTGAGGTGTCCCTGATCAAGGCCTATAAGACAGGACGCCTCAACATCACCAAATCAGGGCCCATCTTGTCGGTCAACCTGACCTCCACCTGCAAGAGATGCCCCGGGATAACCAGAG GCCTGAACTACGTCTTAATGGGAAAAGTTGACGGACAGGGCAACGGCCATCTGAGCCCCTCCAGCTTCACTCTCCTCTACAAGCCCATCCACGCCAAAGCACTGGCCAACCTCTCCCGCAAATCGTGCTGA
- the LOC121177203 gene encoding transmembrane protein 272-like isoform X1 — MSASGFFTGIMSSGGLIQHIRRPPQLPAPALGCSKFFLCIMPIAQIAIGSVYLQECPRQHYIPIYLIVVGVFGLVLAVLSCLPCAQEPEDGTSNPLSRVCATWNSLTSFFLFCWFIAGNVWVYSIYQPNYNKSTTDVEPYCNRTLYLFAFWNITLVYILLGLFVVIGCCVLVCMFLCGRADPDDNI; from the exons GCTAGTGGCTTCTTTACTGGCATCATGTCAAGCGGCGGCCTTATTCAGCACATCCGCAGACCCCCTCAGCTCCCAGCACCTGCACTAG GATGTTCaaagttttttctttgcatcatgCCCATTGCTCAGATCGCAATCG GGTCGGTGTATCTGCAGGAGTGTCCGCGGCAGCACTACATCCCCATCTATCTGATAGTGGTGGGAGTTTTTGGCCTGGTGCTGGCGGTGCTCTCCTGCCTTCCCTGCGCTCAGGAGCCCGAAGATGGCACCTCCAACCCGCTCAGTCGAGTCTGCGCGACCTGGAACTCATTGAcatctttcttccttttctgctGGTTCATCGCTG GTAATGTGTGGGTCTACTCCATTTACCAGCCCAACTATAACAAGTCCACAACGGATGTGGAACCTTACTGCAACAGGACCCTCTACTTGTTTGCCTTCTGGAACATCACTTTGGTGTACATCCTCTTGGGTCTGTTCGTGGTAATCGGCTGCTGTGTTCTCGTCTGCATGTTCCTGTGTGGCCGAGCCGACCCAGACGACAACATCTAG
- the LOC121177203 gene encoding transmembrane protein 272-like isoform X2 yields the protein MSSGGLIQHIRRPPQLPAPALGCSKFFLCIMPIAQIAIGSVYLQECPRQHYIPIYLIVVGVFGLVLAVLSCLPCAQEPEDGTSNPLSRVCATWNSLTSFFLFCWFIAGNVWVYSIYQPNYNKSTTDVEPYCNRTLYLFAFWNITLVYILLGLFVVIGCCVLVCMFLCGRADPDDNI from the exons ATGTCAAGCGGCGGCCTTATTCAGCACATCCGCAGACCCCCTCAGCTCCCAGCACCTGCACTAG GATGTTCaaagttttttctttgcatcatgCCCATTGCTCAGATCGCAATCG GGTCGGTGTATCTGCAGGAGTGTCCGCGGCAGCACTACATCCCCATCTATCTGATAGTGGTGGGAGTTTTTGGCCTGGTGCTGGCGGTGCTCTCCTGCCTTCCCTGCGCTCAGGAGCCCGAAGATGGCACCTCCAACCCGCTCAGTCGAGTCTGCGCGACCTGGAACTCATTGAcatctttcttccttttctgctGGTTCATCGCTG GTAATGTGTGGGTCTACTCCATTTACCAGCCCAACTATAACAAGTCCACAACGGATGTGGAACCTTACTGCAACAGGACCCTCTACTTGTTTGCCTTCTGGAACATCACTTTGGTGTACATCCTCTTGGGTCTGTTCGTGGTAATCGGCTGCTGTGTTCTCGTCTGCATGTTCCTGTGTGGCCGAGCCGACCCAGACGACAACATCTAG